One part of the Treponema peruense genome encodes these proteins:
- a CDS encoding YbaB/EbfC family nucleoid-associated protein: MNPFEMMKNLAGMQTQLKNAQEQLSNITATGSSGGNMVVVTLNGKFELVDIKLDPICVDNRDIPMLQDLILSAFHDASQKIQEQIKSSLGPMLAGMNM, encoded by the coding sequence ATGAATCCGTTTGAGATGATGAAAAATCTGGCAGGAATGCAGACTCAGCTTAAAAATGCGCAGGAACAGCTTTCAAATATAACTGCTACCGGTTCTTCGGGCGGTAATATGGTTGTTGTTACACTTAACGGAAAATTTGAACTTGTTGATATTAAGCTTGATCCTATCTGTGTGGATAACCGCGATATTCCGATGCTTCAGGATCTTATACTCAGCGCTTTTCATGATGCAAGCCAAAAAATTCAGGAACAGATTAAATCTTCCCTTGGACCAATGCTTGCTGGAATGAACATGTAA
- the dnaX gene encoding DNA polymerase III subunit gamma/tau, with amino-acid sequence MAYEVTATRRRPQNFESLVGQEFVAETLKNSIQSGKIAHAYLFSGPRGCGKTSTARILARALNCEKGPTASPCGQCPACREIAAGSSLDVIEIDGASNTSVNDIRQIKDEVLFPPNSCRYKIYIIDEVHMLSTSAFNALLKTIEEPPPYVIFIFATTELQKVPATIKSRCQQFNFRLVPVEKVKEQLAAAASEAGIKADDEALYWIAREATGSMRDSYTLFDQVAAFSDGEITYEKIRDKLGLVGVDRLNELFSLCVDSNSTDALLKLDEYLQNGVSIEQLISNCTDYLRSLLLIKSGVKKESLLGQSAERYSEKVISAWNSVQMERALGIFLQLYRDIRYSLSPRYEFELAVSRLCWLKDYVSAVEVKKAVDAVKPLLMRTAAPSAAVRKAEPAQSQTVRPVSAAKMPGGMPTFSALDEESDESGPTGESEGPFDIGGAEPPETNSARGSSWSNISDSEAFVSDEAAPEDMPPVSEETVHASGIDASSVEKLRETLISDLSVTDGMLASNLMQTMDWKLEGDEVSAVTENKFEHMQIMQSAAKIADCISQAYGRRISFKILYREKSVQNSVGKLPEEVEILRDVFKGSIIGGA; translated from the coding sequence GTATTCTTGCCCGTGCGCTCAACTGCGAAAAGGGACCTACGGCAAGTCCGTGCGGACAGTGTCCGGCATGTCGTGAAATTGCAGCCGGTTCTTCCCTTGATGTTATAGAAATTGACGGTGCTTCGAATACCAGTGTAAACGACATAAGGCAGATTAAGGACGAGGTTCTTTTTCCGCCGAATTCATGCCGCTACAAGATTTATATAATTGACGAAGTTCATATGCTTTCTACAAGCGCCTTCAATGCACTTCTTAAAACAATTGAAGAGCCACCGCCATACGTTATTTTTATTTTTGCTACAACTGAACTTCAGAAAGTTCCCGCGACAATAAAATCACGCTGCCAGCAGTTTAACTTCAGGCTTGTTCCTGTAGAAAAAGTCAAGGAACAGCTTGCAGCCGCTGCTTCTGAAGCCGGAATTAAAGCTGATGACGAAGCTTTGTATTGGATAGCACGTGAAGCAACAGGAAGTATGCGCGACTCGTATACTCTTTTTGACCAGGTTGCGGCATTCAGCGACGGTGAAATTACTTATGAAAAGATACGCGACAAACTGGGGCTTGTTGGCGTTGACCGTCTTAACGAACTTTTTTCTCTTTGTGTAGATTCAAATTCAACTGATGCGCTTTTAAAGCTTGATGAATATCTTCAAAACGGAGTGAGCATTGAGCAGCTTATTTCCAACTGCACTGATTACCTCAGGAGTCTTCTGCTTATAAAGAGCGGCGTAAAAAAAGAGTCTCTTTTGGGGCAGTCCGCCGAGAGATATTCTGAAAAAGTTATTTCTGCGTGGAACAGTGTTCAGATGGAGCGCGCACTCGGAATTTTTCTTCAGTTATACCGCGATATAAGGTATTCGCTGAGTCCTCGTTACGAATTTGAACTGGCAGTGAGCAGACTCTGCTGGCTTAAGGATTATGTTTCTGCGGTCGAAGTAAAAAAAGCGGTGGACGCGGTTAAACCTTTGCTTATGAGAACAGCGGCTCCTTCTGCTGCTGTACGTAAAGCGGAGCCGGCGCAGTCCCAGACTGTGCGTCCTGTTTCTGCCGCGAAAATGCCCGGTGGAATGCCGACGTTCAGCGCTTTGGATGAAGAATCTGACGAAAGCGGGCCGACCGGTGAAAGTGAAGGCCCTTTTGATATAGGCGGAGCTGAACCGCCTGAAACAAATTCAGCCCGCGGTTCTTCGTGGTCCAATATTTCTGACAGTGAAGCCTTTGTTTCTGATGAAGCCGCTCCCGAAGATATGCCGCCTGTTTCTGAAGAGACTGTGCACGCGTCCGGAATTGATGCTTCAAGTGTGGAAAAGCTTCGTGAAACTTTGATTTCAGATCTGTCGGTTACGGACGGAATGCTTGCGAGTAATCTGATGCAGACGATGGACTGGAAACTTGAAGGAGATGAAGTAAGCGCCGTTACCGAAAACAAATTCGAGCATATGCAGATAATGCAGTCGGCGGCAAAAATTGCAGACTGTATTTCACAGGCATACGGAAGGCGCATTTCGTTCAAGATTTTATACCGTGAAAAAAGCGTGCAGAATTCCGTGGGAAAACTTCCTGAAGAAGTCGAAATTCTGCGTGATGTTTTTAAAGGCTCTATAATTGGCGGGGCATGA